In Rhipicephalus microplus isolate Deutch F79 chromosome 7, USDA_Rmic, whole genome shotgun sequence, one genomic interval encodes:
- the LOC142767085 gene encoding uncharacterized protein LOC142767085 isoform X2 yields MLLCSSCTVLSKAQGGTAGGRLGANHASVATDRADPTWHPAATKRGSAGGATAEALDVICQKAGCDQAEALNFIKRWLPGSGDRCGGRKRRFREAFVVEQPDDPHSQSADYRLLAAAGFLPSHSSQGLDSTTATVPPTQPDLQ; encoded by the exons atgctactttgctctagctgtacagtgctctccaaggcacaaggaggcaccgcagggggaaggctcggagcaaaccatgc ctctgttGCTACGGATcgtgcggatccaacttggcatccggcagcaacaaagagaggttctgcaggaggtgcgacagctgaagcactag atgtcatctgccaaaaagcagggtgcgaccaggcggaggccctcaactttattaagaggtggctgccagggtctggtgatcgctgtgggggcaggaagcggcgcttcagagaagcatttgttgtggagcagcccgatgatccccattctcagagtgcagattatcggctgctcgcggcagctggcttcctgcccagccacagcagccagggccttgacagcaccactgccactgtgcccccaacgcaacctgacctgcagtag
- the LOC142767085 gene encoding uncharacterized protein LOC142767085 isoform X3: protein MKAVLAHDEQVLYSLHGRKGKRAFVNLRLCRLVTDVICQKAGCDQAEALNFIKRWLPGSGDRCGGRKRRFREAFVVEQPDDPHSQSADYRLLAAAGFLPSHSSQGLDSTTATVPPTQPDLQ from the exons atgaaggctgtattggcacatgacgagcaagtgctgtacagccttcatggcagaaaagggaaaagggcctttgtgaacctgaggctgtgtagattagtgacag atgtcatctgccaaaaagcagggtgcgaccaggcggaggccctcaactttattaagaggtggctgccagggtctggtgatcgctgtgggggcaggaagcggcgcttcagagaagcatttgttgtggagcagcccgatgatccccattctcagagtgcagattatcggctgctcgcggcagctggcttcctgcccagccacagcagccagggccttgacagcaccactgccactgtgcccccaacgcaacctgacctgcagtag
- the LOC142767085 gene encoding uncharacterized protein LOC142767085 isoform X1, whose translation MPKNSSCCFQCPLLADFYHENISMCCCVYPIYASCIFLQRKHLLQIGGRGLREIAVNAMKAVLAHDEQVLYSLHGRKGKRAFVNLRLCRLVTDVICQKAGCDQAEALNFIKRWLPGSGDRCGGRKRRFREAFVVEQPDDPHSQSADYRLLAAAGFLPSHSSQGLDSTTATVPPTQPDLQ comes from the exons atgcccaaaaattcaagttgttgttttcagtgtcctcttcttgcagatttttatcatgaaaacatttcgatgtgctgttgcgtttaccccatctatgcttcttgcatttttttacagcgcaagcacctcctgcagattgggggacgtggcctccgagaaattgctgtgaatgccatgaaggctgtattggcacatgacgagcaagtgctgtacagccttcatggcagaaaagggaaaagggcctttgtgaacctgaggctgtgtagattagtgacag atgtcatctgccaaaaagcagggtgcgaccaggcggaggccctcaactttattaagaggtggctgccagggtctggtgatcgctgtgggggcaggaagcggcgcttcagagaagcatttgttgtggagcagcccgatgatccccattctcagagtgcagattatcggctgctcgcggcagctggcttcctgcccagccacagcagccagggccttgacagcaccactgccactgtgcccccaacgcaacctgacctgcagtag